One Streptomyces coeruleorubidus DNA segment encodes these proteins:
- a CDS encoding calcium-binding protein: MRIRVTVAAVTGALALSALAVPAAQADGGVGDTTITKVVVDGDNKASVGTSAAKTIKVSVTAQDDSGIAGADGFTLSGPDYGFFTTSKPTCTAVSSTTSTCTASVLVDPKVDYLSNANAGTWYVEAWIDAEDGDFVWKEKAGSFKFQRASQLTVNASPEPVYKGKTITATGKLSRANWETLKYAGYTNQPVKLQFRKAGTSTYTTVKTVYSDQYGNLKATVTASTDGYFRYSFAGTTTTPAVNAAGDFVDVR, encoded by the coding sequence ATGCGCATCCGAGTCACCGTGGCCGCCGTCACCGGCGCCCTGGCCCTCTCCGCCCTGGCCGTTCCCGCCGCGCAGGCGGATGGCGGGGTCGGCGACACCACGATCACCAAGGTCGTCGTCGACGGCGACAACAAGGCGTCTGTGGGGACGTCCGCCGCGAAGACCATCAAGGTCAGCGTGACGGCCCAGGACGACTCGGGCATCGCGGGCGCCGACGGGTTCACGCTCAGCGGCCCCGACTACGGCTTCTTCACGACCTCCAAGCCGACGTGCACGGCGGTCAGCTCCACCACCTCCACGTGCACGGCCTCGGTGCTGGTCGATCCGAAGGTCGACTACCTGAGCAACGCGAATGCCGGCACCTGGTACGTGGAAGCCTGGATCGACGCCGAGGACGGCGACTTCGTATGGAAGGAGAAGGCCGGGTCCTTCAAGTTCCAGCGTGCCTCGCAGCTGACGGTCAACGCCTCGCCGGAGCCCGTGTACAAGGGCAAGACCATCACGGCCACCGGCAAGCTGTCCCGTGCCAACTGGGAGACCCTCAAGTACGCCGGCTACACCAACCAGCCGGTCAAGCTCCAGTTCCGCAAGGCGGGCACCAGCACGTACACCACGGTCAAGACGGTGTACTCCGACCAGTACGGCAACCTGAAGGCCACCGTCACGGCCTCCACCGACGGCTACTTCCGCTACTCCTTCGCGGGCACGACGACCACGCCGGCGGTCAACGCCGCGGGTGACTTCGTCGACGTGCGATAA